In Cyclopterus lumpus isolate fCycLum1 chromosome 17, fCycLum1.pri, whole genome shotgun sequence, a genomic segment contains:
- the LOC117746140 gene encoding C-C motif chemokine 4-like yields MRFSLVLAALLCFTTWMGVVHATHAPVSSCCLGWSNTRVLPKRIVGYTFQTEGVCSITAVVFQSKRGVKICSDPNSDWARKVILKVDEEKKRKMALQVKAQNEEGLTSDVTPTVSLPLTTKPQKKCRNGRRRQKKKSRGGRRGQKKCV; encoded by the exons ATGAGATTCAGCCTGGTGTTGGCCGCTCTTCTCTGCTTCACCACATGGATGGGCGTCGTCCATGCAA CCCATGCACCGGTGTCCAGCTGTTGTCTCGGGTGGTCTAACACAAGAGTCCTACCGAAGCGTATTGTGGGTTACACCTTTCAGACTGAAGGCGTCTGTTCAATCACAGCCGTAGT GTTTCAGAGCAAGAGAGGAGTGAAGATTTGCTCCGACCCTAACAGTGACTGGGCAAGAAAAGTCATTCTGAAGGTGGacgaggagaaaaaaagaaaaatggcctTGCAAGTGAAGGCACAGAATGAAGAAGGATTAACAAGCGACGTCACACCAACAGTGTCCCTTCCATTAACAACCAAACCACagaagaaatgcagaaatggaagaagacgccagaagaagaagtccaggggagggaggaggggccagaagaaatgtgtgtga
- the ccl20l gene encoding C-C motif chemokine 20, whose amino-acid sequence MASRGMIAVTTVLLCFILGSLGPFPTALGSNLGKGCCTRYNRKPVPFQRIKGYRQQSTKENCHIEAIIFYTVKKNQICATHKDEWVRKTLELLSSRLKKMSKTGFAAGESGSFVRTTETFPNSTRLY is encoded by the exons ATGGCTTCCAGAGGCATGATCGCCGTGACAACCGTCCTCCTGTGCTTCATACTGGGCTCGCTCGGTCCATTTCCAACTGCTT tGGGTTCCAATCTGGGCAAAGGCTGTTGCACCAGATACAATAGGAAGCCCGTACCCTTCCAGCGCATCAAGGGCTACAGACAACAAAGCACCAAGGAAAACTGCCACATCGAGGCCATCAT TTTCTATACGGTTAAGAAGAATCAGATATGTGCTACACACAAAGATGAGTGGGTGAGGAAAACTCTGGAATTACTCAG CTCAAGACTGAAGAAGATGTCCAAGACCGGCTTCGCTGCAGGTGAAAGTGGATCTTTCGTCAGGACCACAGAAACCTTCCCGAACAGCACCAGATTGTATTAG